Within the Thermanaeromonas toyohensis ToBE genome, the region ACCTCTAGTTTTGTTTCTCCGGGGCCCCGAGTCCCGATCCCTCCTCCAAGCCGGGAAAGCATCTCTCCCAGGCCCATCATACGTGGATAAAGATAAGTAAGGCGGGCAAGCTCTACTTGGATCTTCCCTTCTCTGGAATGGGCACGCCGGCGGAAGATCTCTAAGATTACCTGGGTACGGTCCCATATCTCCACTTTATCTAGTCTTTCTTCAAGCCTTAAGATCTGGCGGGGGGAAAGTTCTAGGTTAAAAATAACAGCTTCTATGTTTTCTTTTTCTACTTTTTCCTTTAGTTCCCGAACTTTACCTTCTCCCAAAAGATAGTTGGGGTCTGGGCGTCGGCGTTGAAGCAGATGATCTATAATTTCTATGTCGATATTTCGAGCGAGTTCCTTTAGCTCCTCTACGTTGTAAGTGATCTCCTCATCCTTTTCCTCTTGGGCAAGATAGCAGAGAACACCTATCTTCACCCTGGACCCTCCTTTGGGTTATGGGTCCATAAGAGATTATTACACCTGGTTCTATAAATGCTGGTTAGACGAATTTTGGATATTTCCTTCTTAAAAAAGAAGAAAAGGGGGTCCTTTACCCCCTTTGAAAAAGTAGTTTAGGAGAAAAAGTTTTTTAGCGGATCTGCTGAGCAGCGAACTCGCATTCTTTGATGCACATTTCTAAATGATGTACTGATTCGTTTAGAGTAGATCTAGCCACTCCGGAAGCCTGCCCAGCTAGGGAACGTAGCTGATTAGCCATTTTTTGGCAATCCTGAATAAACATTTGAAGATCCTGGGCTGACATTTACCTTACCTCCTGTTATTTCTTAGAGCTCTTATCCTTTTACAAACTCTTTAGCATCCAGGCAGCCATGTATGCACATTTCCATATACCGCGAAGCTTCGGCCAAAGCATACCGGGCTCGGTGATCCACCAGCCCATTGGAGAGGTTGCGTATCCTTTGGGCCAGGCTTGTACACTGGTCTATACACCGCTGGATATCCTGATCAAGGGGCACTTTATATCACCTCTTTTAAACCGATATGTTTGTCTCCCTAATAGTTTGCATCTCTAAAGAAGCCAGTATACAAAAAGTAAGTTAACTACCAGAACAGGTTTACTTAAGGCTTACCTCAGGGCTATATTCCATATCCTTAAAAAACTAGAGTTACCTAGAAAGAGGTAACTCTAGGAGAAAGGCTAGATACTGATGATACTAGATGGGTATACTTTATTTATAAAGTCTTAGGTCTTATAGATTAAGGCTTTGGGTTGTGGAGAAAGGTATGGTTCTAGTTTTTCCCTCCCAGGTAGTGGGCAGCAGGTTATAAGAGCTAATCATCCAGGAGCAAGTTATAAGAGCTAAAGCAAAGGGCAATAGATCAATAATTATTTCCCATGCACTGGGTACATAGGGCCATGTGCTAACGAATATAGGATTTCCAGGCTGGAATTGGCCTACAGCTACGGGATAACTCCAGAGCTCACTTTCTGTTCCCGGGAGAGTTAGGGCCAAGGGGAAGTGGTTGAAGGCCGGGAAAAGGAGGTTAAGGCGATGGATAAAGACACCGGCCAGTAAAATAAGGCATCCACCAAGGAGGGCGCGGGGCGAACTTATACCCCGGGAAGTTAAGAAATACACCATGCTGAAGACGGTCAAGACTACTTCTAAGCCGTAAAGGGCTCCGTAGCGGCGGAAGAGAAGGGATAAGAGCTCAAGTTCTTCCGGGTTACCCCACCACCAATGTATCACCAGATCCGTGGCTACCAAGAATAAATGTACCAATAGGGACCCAGCTGCAATCCGGCTTAAGATAGTAAAGGCAGCAGCATAGTGGGGGAACCCTTCCTCTCCTATTCCTAAGAGGGCAATTAAAAGGCATAAAGCTGCACCAGAGGATACTGCTACGGCGATAAAATCAGCAGGCAGGATTGTCGTATACCACCACTCGCGGGAAACCTGGGTGGCAAAAATAAGGGCGGTGATGGTGTGGATCAGTATAGCTACGGGCAGACCAACGAAGGCTATGCGTTTGCTCCAAGTAGTAGATATCTTTTTTACTTCCTCTTGGGAAAGTTTTCTAGTCCAATGGTTAAGAAAACCCCGGCCTTCCCTTTTCCAGTCGGGGAGGAGCTGGAAGTACACGCTCAAAAAGGTGAGAACAATGTAAGAGGAAACTACAATAACATCCCATATCAGGGGTGAACGGAAATTGGGGTGTAGCAACAAAAAGTAGATTCTATCCACCCTTCCTAGATCAGGGAGTATAATAACAGCAGCAGCCAAGATACTGGCGAAGGCGGATAAAGAAGCTATGCGGGTGAAGGGTTTTAAGGCTTCTAGACTAAATAAATAGACCGCCGAAGAAACTATTAATCCGCCCGCAGCTATGCCCACAAAAAAGGCAAAAGTAGCGATATATAAACCCCAGCTAAAGGGGTTACGCATATGGGTGATAATAAGGCCTGCTCTTACTTGATAGACCCAGGCTGATAAGCTGGCCAAAAGGAGAAAAAGGGCTAAAATTAAAGCTCGATTTCTTCTACGCATCCCTAATTCACCTCTAGTTACCTTAATAGTTAACTTGATACTCTTTATTCTTAACCTGCTAGGTTGGGCTTTGGAATTAAAGCTAAAGCTTCCCCCTCACTTGCGAGGTGTTGTAGGGGGCAGATAGAATACTTTGGGTCGGGTACCCAGCTCCTCTTTAAGGCGGAAAGCCTGGCGCTGACGGA harbors:
- the nrfD gene encoding NrfD/PsrC family molybdoenzyme membrane anchor subunit, whose protein sequence is MRRRNRALILALFLLLASLSAWVYQVRAGLIITHMRNPFSWGLYIATFAFFVGIAAGGLIVSSAVYLFSLEALKPFTRIASLSAFASILAAAVIILPDLGRVDRIYFLLLHPNFRSPLIWDVIVVSSYIVLTFLSVYFQLLPDWKREGRGFLNHWTRKLSQEEVKKISTTWSKRIAFVGLPVAILIHTITALIFATQVSREWWYTTILPADFIAVAVSSGAALCLLIALLGIGEEGFPHYAAAFTILSRIAAGSLLVHLFLVATDLVIHWWWGNPEELELLSLLFRRYGALYGLEVVLTVFSMVYFLTSRGISSPRALLGGCLILLAGVFIHRLNLLFPAFNHFPLALTLPGTESELWSYPVAVGQFQPGNPIFVSTWPYVPSAWEIIIDLLPFALALITCSWMISSYNLLPTTWEGKTRTIPFSTTQSLNL